Part of the Companilactobacillus zhachilii genome is shown below.
AAAGAAGGAAATGAAGTCACTCCTGAAAAAGTTCGAGAAATTCAACGCAAAAAGGGATTACGTGACGATTAGACTTTCAATTAGCTAATTTTTTTTGTAATATTAATAGGTATATGGAAAGGGTGAGAACATAAATGGGTACAACAATCGTCGTTGGTGTTATAGCTTTGTTGGTTGGTTTAGTCGGCGGTTTCTTCGCTGCCAGATGGTACATGAAGAAATACTTCCAAGACAATCCACCAATCAGTGCTGATATGATCAGA
Proteins encoded:
- a CDS encoding YneF family protein, whose amino-acid sequence is MGTTIVVGVIALLVGLVGGFFAARWYMKKYFQDNPPISADMIRQMMAQMGQKPSQKKLNQLMNTMKNSQKNNK